Genomic DNA from Hordeum vulgare subsp. vulgare chromosome 2H, MorexV3_pseudomolecules_assembly, whole genome shotgun sequence:
CGCGTAACAAATGGTGAGCTTCATATAACGGTCCAAAACAGGAGAGCGTATTTGAAAATTGGAATGTAAAGGATGCAACTAACTTAACTCAAATAATGGGTTTTCTCTAGAACAATGTAGTACCTGACTTAGATATGGATAATCTTCCGATCCATTCAACAGGCACGAATATGCTGCGACGGTCGGTGCATCTGCCCCTTTGAGATTCTTTTCTTTTCTACGAAAGGAAGAAATCAAGAGTAGCGCTTCCAAGTTCACGATAATTCCAAATTCAATGGACCTACATTTTAGCATGTACTTCCTCCGTAACCAATTATACTTGTTTTAGATTTTTCTAGTTATGGATATATCCATCCGTATCTAGACAAAATTTTAAGACGGAGGTAATATACGTTTAAAAAACATATCTACTGTAAAAAAAAGTCACCAGAAGGAGCTGTCGACGTGTCACTATTGTCACGCCATACTAGAGCAGGTCTGATCTCGTCTTCAACATTCAACAAGTCTTTCTGCAAATACCCATAAGGATTAGTGCCCTAGAgtcatagtcgtcgtcgttgAACCCTCGACTTTTTTAAGAAACATGACACCAAATCTCATAGTCACGTACGCAGAACGAGAAAGCCTAACCTCCATCATCTCGAGGAACTAACAACACATAGGACGGAGCTTCATCTAATCCGCCCCGACGGACAAACTTTAGAAAGATCCAAGCGCATAAGACCGACTCCAGGACATGCAACCATACATCTGAATGTCACCTAGCAAAGACTAAAACCCTAACCTGTTTATTAGCCCTAGATTtaataacaaaataaaataaaaaacacattagaagttcaaaaaaagaaaatatataTAACTGTATTTACCATTTCTTttttgcatggtatcataataAACATCGTGTATACTCGGGTCTCAAATGGAATTGCAAAGTATTTTTCTTTATCTCGAAGCATACTCCCATAATCGACTACGCGTTATTCCACACACGCTAGATTTTTGCAAGCGGATCACTTACATATCAATGCTTGAGATTCATTAGAATACGAACGAGGAGGATTAAATCAATTTGACCGCGTATGTAAAAAAGGAAGGAATtatattatttgggcctataattTTGTAGTGCTAAAAATACACGGTacgtattaaatcagtgccaaaatATATATACCACACTAAGTTATACACGTCTCAACACCGGCCGTTCGATGGAGGAAACCCACAGCATCCGACGGCGCAGAGCCCAGCGTGGGTCTATATAACCCCCGTGTGGCCACAGCCCTCCTCCCTAaagccaccatcaccaccaccgtcCTCCTCCCCGTCCGTTTCTCGCATCGGGAGGCGAGAAATGGCACCGCACTCCCCCGCCGTGAAGCTCCAGTCCCGCGCCGCGGCGCCGCCGTCGTCGGCGATGGGCGCGCACCGGTGGTCCCATCCCATCGCGAAGGGCCCGCCGCGGAAGATCAGGATCGTGCACGTCCTGGCGCCGGAGGTGATCAAGACGGACGCGCGGCACTTCCGCGACCTCGTGCAGCGCCTCACCGGCAAGCCTAGCGCCGCCGGAGGagggtcctcctcctcgtcctcttcgtGGCCGGCCGAGTCTTCCTCCCAGCAGGCGGCTGCAGGCGGCTCGTCGTCCGTCGCGGTCGCCGTCGCCCCGGCGGCCGTCAAGGCCgaggtgaagaaggagaaggaggacgccgCGTCGCCGGAGGAGGGGCTCGGGGGCGCGACGAACGAGGGCTTCTTCCAGGACCTCGACGAGTTCCTCCTCGGCGGCGGGTGGCTTTAGCCTCCCGTTGGAGCCAAGTCCGAGAATTTTTTTTGCCCCCTGCTGCTGCTGCGTACGATGGCGACGGCTCGGTTCGGTTCGGTTACCAGAGATCGATCCCCCATTTCGGCCTGGAATTTAAGTTAAGTTATAGCATCGGGCTTCCTGCACCTGTTACTTCTCCGGTTTGTTGATACTTCAGTTGTGTTATTCAGACGTTCCCCGATTTTTTAGAAATGCCAGATTAGTTTGGTTGTTTTTGACGGTATTGGGTGTTTGATTCCAACGTTCCTTGTTTGTGCTTTTCTTATTCTGGGTGAACTAGAatgagagacagagagagggagagggagagggagagaggtacGCGCATGCTCTGATCTGACGACTTACGCTGAAGGAAGACATGGCAGAATTCTTTGAAGCGTCAGAGTGTCAGGAGTGGTTAGGTGCAGGACTAACCAACTCTGCGCAGCTGCGCTGCGCGTCCAATGATGTACGTACTAATGATTCGAACAAGGAAATATTTATCAGATATACAATGACCGTAGATCATAGACCCAGAATTATCGTCCAATGTGGACGCACATTTTAGCTCTGGGTAGGGATGTTTCCATTTGACATTGTGCCAATTTCAATGTACTTTTCTGCTGATTAGAAGGTTGAACAAGATGGCATTTGCTTCTATATGTGTGCCTTCGCACCAATGCAAGCTGAAGCTGGGTAGTACTGGAGTTTATatcaaaaacaaaatttacaagtgGTGACCAAGCTAACATGAACTGCAGTTTTCATGTATGCGCGGACCTGGAAAAATGTCATCTCTGAAAGAAAAAAAGTTAACCATAATGCTCTCCAGTTAGTACCCAAGCACTAGCTTTGATATTCTGGAATCACTACATCTGGCGTGTTCTCCATTGGATTTGGTTGCGGCCCTTCTAGTTTTGTCAGGACATCAGGTGCTCCAGCAGCATCTCGGATAATCTAAAAGAGAATACAGAACAACCATGATAAGTTGCAACTTTTCGAGCAAGAGGGGTAATGTGAGATATCCAACCATTCATTCTGTACTCATGAACCATATCCAACCAACCAGATTAGATTATCAGCATCTTAAACTTGCAAAATGTTCTGGCACGGACATATGCATTTTTCCACTGTTCTACATTCTCAAGAAGGCGCCACAGAGAATTAAGAACCTCCATTTGAACTGTCTAGCTAGAGTGATGATGATAAACTTGTGCAGCATTCTAACTCAGTCTGTCATCAGCTTTATTTGGTCTGATAACAATGTTGTACGAGCCAAGTATAGAATCAGGTATATTTTCTCTAAAAAAGGAACCAGGTACAGGCTAGTAAGCGGGTTCAACATGTGACCCTAAGTAAGACATATGGTACAACTCAAACGTGGAGGCTATAGTGATAATAATTCCATCATTTGTGTTAGTTCAAACAGTAGACAGCACTAAAGAGAGATGGTTATTTTGAAGACGGATTCAATATGGCAGAGTGTAATGTGTACAGGTACAAATGCATGTCACAATATCATTTTGGAGTTCACTTTACTGTGGGATAAACATACCAATATTTCTTCATCCAGGTAGGAAATCATGAATAAGCGCTGGTACACCCCGTCTGTAATTAAAAAAAGAAGGGATGCAATGTAACTAATCAATCCATATAACATGCACTACAATTATTAAAAATTCATTGTGTCAAAGAATGGAAATAGCATAGCTATATTGAACCATCCTATGATGGTGCACTAAACACTGTAGGTAGACAAAAATATTGCAGATGGGCAACATGGATAGAGATGAACTAGCGAGAGCATTCCTCTACTGTCATTGTCCGAAGTCAAGTTTCGGAAGAACAAAAGGCAGCATTCCAATAATTTAATATTTTTGGCAAAAGAAATCAGTGATTACAAATGCATTGAAGCAAGCAGGAGTTTTTTTAACAAGAAAAAGGCAAGTAACATATCCTGCAGTTGTGTTGTCTGAATGGGCAGTATGTCCTAATAAAACTGGAAAAGCGATGCAATAATAAGAAGTCTATAAACCAAGCCTTATGCACTTACTAAGAGGTAACTTAACCCCCTCCGAAACAGCATCCCTTATAGAGGCAGGAAGTTGCTGTAGAGCTCCTGCAGTTTGTCCAAGTAAGCCCTTCAGTTGTTCAGGTAATGTTTCTTCGCTGATTTTGGGGGTTTCCAAAAATCCCTCGACGTATTCCTCTTTCATCCTGATAGGTCCCTCCACGGACAGTTGAGTAGTCAGAACAAATCTGTTTTGTATCTGCACACATATAAAGGCGATAAACTGTGGTGCCTGAATGGAACGACAGAACTCAACATGGCCATATACAAATATACAGTTCCTGGATAAGACAGATAATTGGCTGTCAGTAATGCCTTAGTATGAACATGGGATCTTGTCAAATTACAAGAGCTCATAAAGGAAGACACTCACCGTAATttcatttgaaaaaataaaattagATGTGCATGCTGTAGGCAGGTATATAAATGACACAAAGATTGCAAGCATGAGGTAGTTGCAAGATGGATCCAAAAACATACAAAACTTGTAGGCGATTTTCCACAACTTTTGAAATTACCGTATTAAAGAGCTTGACGTTCGAGGAAATTTTGCAGTATCCATCCCTGATCACCACATCAAGCCCCGTAAAGTGTGCGACACTTGTAGGTGACCTCCTATGAAAAGAGCATACTTGCTATGTGAATGTGATTCACATTTTTTCCAGAGAAATATTAATTTAGATATATGTATTTGCAACACACCATGTAAAGGTAAATTTTAACAAGCCACGTAACTCATTCTTATGAGAACAAAGTAAGGAGAGCTCTAATTAAAATGATCCAGAAATAGTGGCGTACTCAAACAAAAGCTTGGAGGCAAAGGATCCAGGACTGCTATCACCGAACCATTCGATGTTCCATCGACCTTCCAGATAGGGTGATCTGAAAGTGAAACATACGATTAATGAACAAGGACCAACAGAATATCCATACAACATAACAATTTCAGTCAGAAATGTTGGGAGTTCCTCATGTACAAGGGACACGAAAATGCGGAGATGAATTAAAGCGATTAATTCCTAAACTGAATATCATAATAGCACATTCATCTTATCATGATAGCCACTCAAGCAAGCCACAACACATGATACATTTCTAAAGCTACAGCACTTACGTCGTGGGTCGAGGAGTGGGGTTGAGGCGTTCGAGGCCGACGATGCGCTCATTGACGTCGATCTTCTGCATCTCCGTGGTCTTGCCGCTGACAAAGGATTCAAAGCCTCCAGAGTCCCTGAACTGAAACGGGCAGCAGTTTACATACATACCCAAACCGTGAATGCAGAACCCAACTGTCAACACGCAGTCACGAATACTGGTAAGCTCATGATTCGATGGGCTCTGGAAAATTTAGGGTGTCCGCTCGTCAATCAAATCGACAGCCGTGCAAAAACAGAGTGTCGGTGTGCACAATCGGCTTATTGAGAAACTAATAATCAGATCGACAGCTGCACTGGGCAGTGGATACGGTTCGTATGGACCAGTACGGGGCAGACCATGGCCATTCGTTCTGCGAGGAAGGGGAACGGGAGAGGGGAAGGCTCacggcgaggaggagggactccttgGCGGAGAGGCGCTCCATCTCCCGGGCGTAGCTGGCGGCGGGGCCGCCCTGGAACTGCGCCGTGGCCCTGCAGCGGCACCTGGCGGCGCGGCGGGGCGTGAGGCGCAGCCGGCCGTCGCGGCGGCCGCGGACGGCGGGCATCAGCGGAGGGGAGGCCGGGGCGAGCGTcgcggctgcggcggcggccATGCCGGAGGAGGCGACTTTGGCGTGCGTGAGccgaggggaggagagaggagctCGAGATGTCGTGGTGCTGCTGGAAGCGCTGTGCTGTGTAGGCCAGAGGCCAGTCCACgtagaaacaaagagagagatgaCCATCAGAGGCGAAACCTGGTCCCACGTGTCATTGACAGCACTGGCATATACAGCACTTCAAAAGTCAAAACTTTTTATGTTTGACCAAGTTTGTACAAGAAATATCAAGATCTACGATGGGAaccaaataaataaatatgaagaATAGCTTATGATGAATCTAGATACTAACTCCGTATTTGGCAGATTTTGCTATTTTTCTCAATAGACTTGATCAAACCGGATAAAATGCCAGAAAACTGACTTGAGAATTGCCAGAGAATTCCGTGACTCGTCTGGTGACAACACAGCTGGATAATCACCACGGACTGCTGAAGCTACAGCCGAATAAAACGCAAGTATAAAACTCAAAAGGTGACTAACTACACTGCAATCACAGCAAGAGCGTCCGGAAGCATATTCCATTCGAAAAAGCTGAATCTAAATCACAATCCATGGAACCAAATACAACAGGCCTAACCACCTAGAGCCAACAGCAAGGGAGAACAGAATAGTCACAGTAGCAGCACAAGAAGGAGCTGAGGATCCACCGCAGCAGCGGTGTCATCAGACGGCGGCACCCTTCCGCTGTTCGGTCTCGCCATGGGCAAAGTGGCAGCGCTCGCCAAACGTGCAGGTACCCTTGAGGAAGTTCTCGCATATCTTGGTCTTGTAGTTGCTCCTGCCGCCaggccctccgccaccaccgcctcggCCTGCTGGTGCCGCTGCGCCGGCAGGGTTCTTGGACGGCATGCTGGCGCTGATGCTGCCAATGAGATCGCGCACCATGTCGTTGGCCTGCTTTATCTGGTCAAAACTGCCTTCGAGCTCAATGTTCTTCAAGTCTGGGTTTGATTCGTGGTCGCGTATCGAGAGCTTGACCCCCGTGACACGGCAGATCTGCTTCGTGTTGACCCCACCCTTCCCGATTATGCCTCCGGCGAGAGCGGCATCGACACTGACCTTGCAGGTAGACGAGGCGCCAAAGTTTCCGGCTGGAGGGCCCATCGAAGCTGGAGGAGGTGGTTCGTGTCGACCTCCATATCGACCACCCGTAGGAGGTGCGTAGGAACTTTCCTGGGACATGTAGGAGGATGGTGGCCTGCCAAGCTCCCTCTCACCATGGGCGAAATGGCACTTGTCACCAAACTTGCAGCCTTCTGCAGTGTTGTACTTGGTGCACATGCGTGTTTTGACACCAGAAGCAGCATGATCTGCAGGAGTTCTTGACGGTGCAGACACAGCAGCATGGCCTAGGTTGTGTGATTTTGATACTGCCTGGTACCCACCAGGGACAAAGTGCGCGAAGTGACAGCCCTCACCAAAGGGGCACCCAATAGTGCTGCATCATTCAAAACAATACAGATTATGTACTGATCttgaaataacaaataaagtaagTAATGATAGCTGAATGAGCAATGAGAACTGAGCAAACTTAAGAGAGCTGTTACAAAGGACGGCTGTAGTGCTGTATACCAAGACAGAAGAATTCTCATAACAAGATAACAGTGCTATCAAATGCGGAAGAtcacatgtactccctctgtaaagaaatataagaacgtttagatcactaaagtagtgatctaaacgctcttatattactttacggagggagtattacattGTTATTGTTATCAATGCAAATGGCCCCAAATTGACATAATAACAGAAACATAATTGTAAAGTTGCATCAAATCCTGTCTAATAATTTTCAGTATACAGGAATCCAGGCAGGTGCAAGATTCAGCCAAGATCCACAGTATATGTATGTGCTTATTAAAAGGATGCTTTCATTACTCAACATTACTAAGCCATGTTAGTGCAGACTCAATTACCAAGACTTAtaatggagaaggagaaggccctaTCTAGAGAACaaaaaaaaaacatgcaacaactgcTGATTGAGGTATAGTTATTATCTTATTTATTTAAACGCTATGAAAGAAAAATATTAAATGTATCTACTTTGATCATTTGGCAACATTGCGGTGCATGAATTACAATTTGAAACAATTAGTACAACTTCTGCACCAAAAATAAAAGTAGCAGGGGAGAATTTAATTCTTAACTGTAATACACAGTAAAAAAAATTAGAAGGTACCATTCTGATGTTATTTTGGATAGGTTAAGATTTGAACCTGAAAAACTTGGTGCAAGGCTTCGATTTGCTTGATAGACCAGTTTGTTGTGACTCCGATTCTGTTGCATCAAATTAATTACATTTTTCCACTTGTTAGAAGTTGCATTGGTGATCTTCTATTCAAGTATAAACATAGGAGTGTACAATttgtctccaataaatgtgatgaATGAACATAATTTTAGATAAGATGAAGATGATATTCGATGGTGCTTATCCTGCAGAAAATGGTTATGGTTACACCCACACTGCACATTGTTGAAACACGATAACTAGAAATAGATCATATCATTCATGAATGGTGATTAAAATGTGTTGCCATGTTTCTTTTCTTGCAATGGGGTCCTCCAATTCCATTTTGATCAAAAAGCAGGTGCTTCGCATTTCCAAATCTGTTTccccatcaccatcaccatcaccttcCCCACGTGTTCTTTCCTTCTTTTGAAAGAAACCTCATCTTGATCAACTTTTTAAGTACGTCCCGCTCTTAGATGAGTTGGTTCAGACATCGTTTGTCAAGCTGTTTTTTTCTGTACTTGATAGGCATTTCATTACGGTACCAGACACGATGCGGATGGGCTTTAATTCCACTCCACTGCATGGAGCTGTACCGGCGCGAAGAGGGCGTCCGCTGGATTTGACATAATTATCAACCTACCACGGGGATTTGCCGGCACTACAGCATGGATACCTCCGCACATGAACACACTGCTGTCAGGCAAGATGCAGGCGAATCTCATCTAACAGGAGCTAACGGCACGACACCCTCGCCCGCTCAACGCTCGCGGAACAAACCCTGGAGATACCCCAGAGAGCGCCGAGGCTGCAGATCCAGCGGCAGGAGCCACACGACGGGACGAGACCTAGAAAGCGTATGCGGGGGGCCGGGGCGGGGAGGGGAGGGATGGGAAAGCGACGCGTTACCTCTCGAGCGCTTCCCGCCTGCGGCGCCTCCGTTGGCGGACTCCGGCCGGGATCTCTTGCGGGCGGCGGCATCCATGGCGAGCCCTCCGCGTCGAGGTGGAAACCCTAGCTTGCGATTTCGCGGAGGCGGGGTGGGGCGCggcggagggagggaggaagaggccAAGTGCGAAATCGCTTCGGTCGAGTTAACGGCCAGAGTCGTGGGTTGGGTTGGGTGTGCAGGTGGCTCTTGCGGTGGCTGGGCCTTATAAGCCCAGGTTTTGGGGCTCGGCCCTCCAGCCGGATTGGGGGTCCGGCTCCGACGGGAATTCCCATTCCGGCCCAGTTACGTGGACGCTCCTGAGCTCGATTTTCTcaaccaaaaataaaataataaaaactcAGCTCAAGGCGGCAAAGAGATTATTCTTTGGGGTTAATttgataaattccacttgaatactggtgattccaaaaaaatccactgCAAATTCCTTAGAACTCACaactgtattgggtgtgttggggacactagAAACTACTAATATTTGCTTGTAGGATTGTTTGAGAAataaccatcttcatcctacacctctcatGGATTCATAAacgttaggtcatccacttggggaaaatttgttgttgtcctacaaaacaatGTGCTTCGAGGCTCAACTAAGTCTATAATGATATACCATTAGAAGAAGTCAAGAGGGTCGCTTGCGAAGCATTGAGGGCTCTGAGGACAAGGTTGTGCATGCTCGACAACACCATCACCTTCAGCGAGATAGACTGCTCAACATGTTTTCCATACCTCGGACAGTTATCATTGGTGGGCTTGCCcattgtaacgaccaaacctcgaaggatttgagtctctgtgctttactgtgctagtccctggatcgactcgctagcacccacagtatagatgaaaaccagaata
This window encodes:
- the LOC123427993 gene encoding uncharacterized protein LOC123427993 is translated as MAPHSPAVKLQSRAAAPPSSAMGAHRWSHPIAKGPPRKIRIVHVLAPEVIKTDARHFRDLVQRLTGKPSAAGGGSSSSSSSWPAESSSQQAAAGGSSSVAVAVAPAAVKAEVKKEKEDAASPEEGLGGATNEGFFQDLDEFLLGGGWL
- the LOC123427991 gene encoding probable plastid-lipid-associated protein 13, chloroplastic, producing MAAAAAATLAPASPPLMPAVRGRRDGRLRLTPRRAARCRCRATAQFQGGPAASYAREMERLSAKESLLLAFRDSGGFESFVSGKTTEMQKIDVNERIVGLERLNPTPRPTTSPYLEGRWNIEWFGDSSPGSFASKLLFERSPTSVAHFTGLDVVIRDGYCKISSNVKLFNTIQNRFVLTTQLSVEGPIRMKEEYVEGFLETPKISEETLPEQLKGLLGQTAGALQQLPASIRDAVSEGVKLPLNGVYQRLFMISYLDEEILIIRDAAGAPDVLTKLEGPQPNPMENTPDVVIPEYQS
- the LOC123427992 gene encoding zinc finger CCCH domain-containing protein 31-like, which codes for MDAAARKRSRPESANGGAAGGKRSRESESQQTGLSSKSKPCTKFFSTIGCPFGEGCHFAHFVPGGYQAVSKSHNLGHAAVSAPSRTPADHAASGVKTRMCTKYNTAEGCKFGDKCHFAHGERELGRPPSSYMSQESSYAPPTGGRYGGRHEPPPPASMGPPAGNFGASSTCKVSVDAALAGGIIGKGGVNTKQICRVTGVKLSIRDHESNPDLKNIELEGSFDQIKQANDMVRDLIGSISASMPSKNPAGAAAPAGRGGGGGGPGGRSNYKTKICENFLKGTCTFGERCHFAHGETEQRKGAAV